In one Micromonospora polyrhachis genomic region, the following are encoded:
- a CDS encoding adenylate kinase: protein MAQRIALVGPVASGKSTLATAIAAHTGLRHVDLDDLFWGPQWTPVGASDFHDAVRHALAARAWIADGNYGGDVAEILLERAELTIWLDLPLRTCLPRLIRRSIRRAATGQELFAGNRETFRHLVSRDSILWWGPAHHHRHRRRWAQRLHPLTAGGLSVLHLDQPAAVAPQLRAHGLLAPKEA from the coding sequence ATGGCCCAACGGATCGCGCTGGTCGGGCCGGTGGCCTCCGGCAAGTCCACCCTCGCCACCGCTATCGCCGCTCACACCGGCCTGCGCCACGTCGACCTCGACGACCTGTTTTGGGGACCGCAATGGACTCCTGTCGGTGCCTCCGACTTCCACGACGCCGTGCGACACGCGCTCGCCGCCAGGGCTTGGATCGCGGACGGCAACTATGGCGGAGACGTCGCCGAGATCCTGCTTGAACGCGCCGAGCTCACCATCTGGCTGGACCTGCCGCTACGGACCTGTCTGCCGCGGTTGATCCGCCGCTCGATACGGCGGGCCGCCACCGGGCAGGAGCTGTTCGCCGGGAACCGGGAGACCTTCCGGCACCTTGTCTCCCGCGACTCGATCCTGTGGTGGGGCCCTGCCCACCACCACCGGCACCGCCGCCGCTGGGCGCAACGCCTCCATCCGCTCACTGCCGGCGGCCTGTCCGTCCTTCATCTCGACCAGCCGGCAGCCGTCGCGCCGCAGCTACGAGCCCATGGCCTACTCGCCCCGAAGGAGGCATGA
- a CDS encoding glycosyltransferase family 4 protein: protein MIASVVRVPWHTAHSGYDRLLDHLPDVRRITPPTRRLAQHAARRAHRLLRRRCPLPFYPVEHCATDLALLAARGPAHVLYGDEQFYFSRRRQGPTAVTYHRPAAHLAALMPPAAWRDVAARADQIITLDPHQQEFFANLVPAERVHLVPHGIDTAAFTPADQLLTSRPLVLTVGWWLRDWKVLDTVHERLHRRHGDGINLTVVTREAHRRPWHPATRVLQGISEPSLITLYRQAAVLLLPLKDATANNALLEALACGTPVVATDVGGIPHYAGSSPAAVLTPPGDTAAAIDAVETVLTETGTPDHTLRRTAARERAQTFAWPAIADQTRTIYRLLEQQ, encoded by the coding sequence GTGATCGCCTCAGTCGTCCGCGTACCCTGGCACACCGCTCACAGCGGCTACGACCGGCTCCTGGACCACCTCCCTGACGTCCGCCGGATCACCCCGCCCACCAGGCGCCTCGCCCAACACGCCGCCCGACGCGCGCATCGACTGCTTCGACGCCGGTGCCCGCTGCCGTTCTACCCAGTCGAGCACTGCGCCACCGACCTCGCGCTTCTCGCCGCTCGAGGCCCCGCCCACGTGCTGTACGGGGACGAACAGTTCTACTTCTCCCGCCGCCGCCAGGGACCCACCGCCGTCACCTACCACCGCCCGGCAGCCCACCTGGCGGCACTCATGCCGCCCGCCGCCTGGCGCGACGTTGCCGCACGCGCCGACCAGATCATCACTCTCGACCCACACCAGCAGGAGTTCTTCGCCAACCTCGTCCCCGCCGAGCGGGTGCATCTGGTGCCGCACGGCATCGACACGGCCGCGTTTACCCCAGCCGACCAACTCCTCACCTCTCGGCCGCTAGTGCTGACGGTCGGCTGGTGGTTACGGGACTGGAAGGTCCTCGACACGGTGCACGAACGCCTGCACCGCCGGCACGGCGACGGCATCAACTTGACCGTCGTCACCCGAGAGGCCCACCGCCGCCCGTGGCACCCGGCCACTCGTGTCTTGCAGGGCATCAGCGAGCCATCGCTGATCACCCTCTACCGCCAAGCCGCGGTCCTGCTGCTGCCGCTGAAAGACGCTACTGCCAACAACGCGCTACTGGAGGCGCTCGCCTGCGGCACCCCCGTCGTCGCCACCGACGTCGGCGGCATCCCGCACTACGCAGGCAGTAGCCCCGCAGCCGTTCTCACCCCGCCCGGTGACACCGCCGCCGCAATCGACGCGGTCGAGACGGTGCTTACCGAGACCGGAACCCCCGACCACACCCTCCGGCGCACCGCCGCCCGTGAACGCGCGCAAACCTTCGCCTGGCCTGCCATCGCCGACCAGACGCGGACCATCTACCGGCTGCTGGAGCAGCAGTGA
- a CDS encoding NUDIX domain-containing protein, translating to MTEPQNLPTIRTSAKAVVIHNGRVLLQRATWEGMDCYFLPGGGQHPGEPLDAAARREVHEETGLTVHVVRMLWLREYIGANHEHADTEADTHRVEAIFHCTPEGTPGQLSGHAKDDLQTGLEWVELEKVSGLNLLPHALRQPIAALAVDDLHIGYLGDVA from the coding sequence GTGACTGAGCCTCAAAACCTGCCGACCATCCGCACCTCTGCCAAAGCCGTCGTCATCCACAACGGGCGCGTCCTGCTCCAACGAGCGACTTGGGAGGGCATGGACTGTTACTTCCTGCCCGGCGGCGGTCAACACCCCGGCGAACCCCTCGACGCCGCCGCACGCCGCGAGGTCCACGAAGAGACCGGCCTGACCGTGCACGTGGTACGCATGCTCTGGCTGCGCGAATACATCGGTGCCAACCACGAACACGCCGACACCGAAGCCGACACCCACCGCGTCGAAGCGATCTTCCACTGCACCCCAGAGGGAACGCCCGGCCAGCTCAGCGGCCACGCCAAGGACGACCTGCAGACCGGACTGGAGTGGGTCGAACTGGAAAAGGTGTCCGGCCTCAACCTGCTACCCCACGCCCTGCGGCAACCGATCGCCGCCCTCGCCGTCGACGACCTGCACATCGGCTACCTTGGCGACGTCGCCTGA
- a CDS encoding phosphotransferase family protein, which translates to MAELDGRVPDGARELTTGQANRVWHINGPTPYVLKQYGTAARAANEVAALTLLAAHHAPAPRLLAADPNAAPPWAAQTAVHAPPVPANQFLNQIAEPLAAIHRIPGPHVGRLAGAPRYPTWRAYLRNRLDTYAAAAPNLAPVAAAIHRELDTADLDIEPRLLHHDLQVGHLLHTPGGLLLDWELAAYGDPLSDLARLAVRLQLPDPTHLLSFIHRPHSTAARRLILFWHIHQLADAALNTDPHTRIRASRQLVVSATCTYATRQTN; encoded by the coding sequence ATGGCGGAACTCGACGGGCGGGTCCCCGACGGCGCCCGCGAACTCACCACCGGCCAGGCCAATCGCGTCTGGCATATCAATGGGCCAACGCCCTACGTGCTCAAGCAGTACGGCACTGCCGCCCGCGCCGCGAACGAAGTCGCCGCCCTTACCCTCCTTGCCGCCCACCACGCACCCGCACCCCGACTCCTGGCCGCCGATCCGAACGCAGCACCGCCCTGGGCTGCGCAAACCGCGGTCCACGCCCCACCTGTGCCCGCCAACCAGTTCCTCAATCAGATCGCCGAACCCCTCGCCGCCATCCACCGCATCCCCGGCCCGCACGTCGGCCGCCTTGCCGGCGCACCGCGTTACCCGACCTGGCGCGCCTACCTCCGCAACCGGCTGGACACCTACGCCGCCGCAGCGCCGAACCTCGCCCCGGTCGCAGCGGCCATTCATCGCGAACTTGACACCGCCGATCTGGATATCGAACCGAGACTGCTCCATCACGACCTACAAGTTGGCCACCTCCTCCACACACCCGGCGGACTGCTGCTCGACTGGGAACTCGCCGCCTACGGCGACCCACTTTCCGACCTTGCCCGCCTCGCCGTCCGCCTCCAGCTACCCGACCCCACCCACCTGCTCTCATTCATCCACCGGCCGCATTCAACCGCTGCCCGCCGCCTCATCCTGTTCTGGCACATCCACCAGCTCGCCGACGCCGCCCTCAACACCGACCCACATACCCGTATCAGAGCCAGCAGGCAGCTGGTGGTCAGCGCGACTTGCACGTACGCGACACGCCAGACGAATTGA
- a CDS encoding tetratricopeptide repeat protein, whose product MTDSLPRSKRARRIRNKRLNQLPLAAAANQPLAYLVKESGFRSLAAFASAINNHASAAYGIQLSHDHNIIRRWLNGAACMHPEIVADVLSGAWGVTIPPAVIWPDDRNGTPPASAHLQPCIAEHTLANLGAFLRRDALREVGWTDPVPVATGDELVNPISRWLASPPVRLTATEQGPQHTDQRDQLMVDRIEAATAHLIALDAVAGGEAARDMAAGQLRYAVDLASHHLPTDTFIRNRLLAAIARLASEVGAMSHDAGLDGTAQQYFAYALQTAQVVDNDHANLVVVYVLTHMAHQMCELSAPQTALRLIELAAAHHIQHAARSGVMQGMLWILRARALAILGPDWMEEINSSIALALTGCATAETPPPISQCRLRRHAAEVYLTIAEVDHRQAAPLAAKAESCSLIALDTQSQNQAREKAYNLINLARSRFLLGRPDEACDDATQAIQLAHQIPGAARLATRIHALATIAERFPHHPQARDLHRRALHFEP is encoded by the coding sequence GTGACGGACAGCCTACCCAGATCAAAACGAGCCAGGCGCATCAGAAACAAACGACTCAACCAACTACCCCTTGCCGCAGCGGCCAATCAGCCACTCGCGTACCTCGTAAAAGAATCTGGATTCCGATCTCTCGCCGCCTTTGCTAGCGCGATCAACAACCACGCATCGGCCGCGTATGGCATACAGCTCAGTCACGACCACAACATCATCAGACGCTGGCTCAACGGCGCGGCGTGCATGCACCCCGAAATCGTCGCCGATGTCCTCAGCGGCGCGTGGGGTGTAACGATACCGCCGGCCGTGATCTGGCCCGACGACCGCAACGGCACGCCACCCGCATCAGCCCACCTGCAACCGTGTATCGCCGAGCACACCCTGGCAAACCTGGGAGCCTTCCTCCGGCGCGACGCGCTCCGCGAAGTCGGCTGGACCGACCCTGTCCCGGTCGCGACCGGCGACGAACTGGTAAACCCGATATCGCGATGGCTGGCATCCCCACCCGTCCGCCTAACTGCCACCGAGCAGGGGCCACAGCACACCGATCAGCGCGATCAGCTGATGGTCGACCGAATCGAGGCAGCCACCGCCCACCTCATTGCTCTGGATGCGGTGGCCGGTGGAGAAGCAGCGCGCGACATGGCGGCAGGACAACTGCGATACGCCGTGGACCTCGCCAGCCATCACCTGCCAACCGACACCTTCATCCGTAACCGTCTACTCGCCGCGATAGCCAGACTCGCCTCCGAGGTGGGCGCGATGTCCCACGACGCCGGCCTCGACGGCACCGCACAGCAGTACTTCGCCTACGCGCTTCAGACCGCGCAGGTCGTGGACAACGACCACGCCAACCTCGTCGTCGTGTATGTCCTCACGCACATGGCCCACCAGATGTGCGAACTGAGTGCGCCACAGACGGCACTGCGTCTTATCGAATTGGCAGCTGCGCACCACATACAGCACGCCGCCCGCAGCGGCGTCATGCAGGGCATGCTCTGGATCCTGCGAGCCCGCGCCCTGGCCATACTCGGCCCCGACTGGATGGAAGAGATCAACAGCTCCATCGCCCTGGCCCTCACCGGCTGCGCAACCGCCGAAACCCCACCACCAATCAGTCAGTGCCGCCTGAGGAGGCATGCCGCCGAGGTTTACCTAACCATCGCCGAAGTCGACCATCGGCAGGCCGCCCCGCTCGCCGCCAAAGCAGAGTCCTGCTCGCTCATCGCACTCGATACCCAAAGCCAGAACCAGGCCCGCGAAAAGGCATACAACCTTATCAACCTCGCCCGATCACGGTTCCTTCTCGGAAGACCGGACGAGGCGTGCGACGACGCAACCCAGGCAATACAACTCGCCCACCAAATCCCAGGGGCAGCCAGACTTGCCACACGTATACACGCTCTCGCCACCATCGCCGAGCGGTTCCCACATCATCCGCAAGCACGAGACCTTCACCGCCGCGCACTTCACTTTGAGCCATAA
- a CDS encoding DUF6244 family protein — protein sequence MTQVREAIQQTQTTLAAIHVAVGDTSTTVQQAPVHESPAQAISELGRAGQRLKTVHDTIIATIGQVDETRTVAVRVLHGGDPGPLLAMLEAIKENLVQVLHTGTAAQQSLAALIHSAQQMGRAES from the coding sequence ATGACCCAGGTACGGGAGGCGATCCAGCAGACCCAGACGACCCTGGCCGCCATCCACGTCGCCGTCGGTGACACGTCCACCACCGTCCAGCAAGCGCCGGTGCATGAGTCACCCGCCCAGGCGATCTCGGAGCTGGGCCGAGCGGGGCAACGCCTCAAGACCGTCCACGACACGATTATCGCCACCATCGGTCAGGTCGATGAAACCCGAACGGTGGCCGTAAGAGTGCTGCACGGCGGCGACCCCGGGCCACTGCTCGCGATGCTCGAAGCGATCAAAGAGAACCTCGTGCAGGTCTTGCATACCGGCACCGCCGCACAACAGTCGTTGGCCGCGCTCATTCACAGCGCACAACAAATGGGACGCGCAGAGTCCTGA
- a CDS encoding GNAT family N-acetyltransferase, whose product MTGLIAEAVSPLPTAAWLVPDAEQRTSALRDQFKILVEHAAFYGHIDVLYDRSAAAVWFHHLGPVPPPHHYDQRLHEACGSHVHRFRHLDALFDRHRPAEPHHHLALLAVTPAAQGTGRGTALLDHHHRHLDQAGIPAYLEASSPRARDLYTRHGYEPRRAFTLPDGTPFWSMWREPQPTHQS is encoded by the coding sequence ATCACGGGCCTCATCGCTGAGGCGGTCTCTCCCTTGCCTACCGCCGCGTGGCTGGTCCCCGATGCCGAGCAGCGCACCAGCGCGCTTCGTGACCAGTTCAAGATTCTGGTCGAACACGCCGCCTTCTACGGTCACATCGATGTGCTGTATGACCGGTCCGCCGCCGCGGTCTGGTTCCACCACCTCGGCCCCGTACCACCACCACACCACTACGACCAGCGGCTCCACGAGGCGTGCGGCAGCCATGTCCACCGCTTTCGCCACCTCGATGCGCTTTTCGACAGGCATCGCCCTGCCGAACCGCACCACCACCTCGCCTTGCTCGCGGTCACCCCCGCCGCACAGGGCACCGGACGCGGCACCGCCCTGCTTGACCACCACCACCGGCACCTGGACCAAGCGGGCATCCCGGCCTACTTGGAGGCCAGCAGCCCCCGCGCCCGGGACCTCTACACCCGCCACGGCTACGAGCCCCGCCGAGCGTTCACCCTCCCGGATGGCACCCCGTTCTGGTCCATGTGGCGCGAGCCGCAACCAACCCACCAGAGCTGA